The proteins below come from a single Sander vitreus isolate 19-12246 chromosome 15, sanVit1, whole genome shotgun sequence genomic window:
- the mrtfbb gene encoding myocardin-related transcription factor B isoform X1, with product MGLQTWPPSQPLSSMACLGVETPSICRGKFKSVLQLCLQQRRTREQLVEQGIMPPLKTPAAFHEQIRSLERARTGSFLKHKLCSRPERSELVRMHILQETQAEPSLQATQMKLKRARLADDLNEKIAQRPGPMELVEKNILPVDSGVEEDIDDVGPTGGEANCSKPPDIYNFDEDSDDALSPQQPASQKSPRSTSASPRESGGTEATSPIQHSPPSNSQSISAVVSLVSTSEQQSNQQASTTKPITTGVPNITPGPLLVKQSLTKLPGDKSRSKKSKEPKPRVKRLKYHQYIPPDQKQEHNEVLMDSAYAHLLQQQQQFLQLQILNQQQQQYNYQAVLPATLKPTTEVQTSCSTVLSGNTASTPVQPRHTNRKPDHLPANLDEMKVAELKMELKLRSLPVSGTKTDLIERLKLYQENSSIQTATAIETTAITAASQSENKKLSPPVSPISSKVSRLGIEDSSMADSPTKLSNALSPTHTASCVNSPQRAPQERYPTETRSYEKDSEKDKRLHEKERQIEELKRKLKQEQRLVEELKLQLEVEKKSQQADSPPQLSPLAPIQVKEENRTLSNCSASCGSPGVPVLVKQEDVADQNHLVPQNQFIISHQTIKQPETLQPIPAGAQILLPASHPVSAVTIQLPANSIKLHTTVSSAAPGLIQTPGQVPQKIEASAALQQQCSTQTQPLTKTWRMGSTAQSLLHTCPVSGCPVRASSSQSVPKDPSIKSSCTSQPILNLPKFTNHVSKCKDPPRYEDAVKQTRSMLTAVQGPTAASQQMDDLFDVLIESGEISPFIRQDPPSLDKPLPVTASVTTLPINTVLSRPPPVVQVAQLPAAQLSPSASLATLTTDTQLETLLDGRLGAHSEPQTLKLMEELHSPVVTMEVDFNENTLPSALSLNSTNMDNMDWLDLTLSVPAEGVNPLDMSAPVGVFSSDFLDSHELHLNWD from the exons TCCTCCAGCTCTGTCTGCAGCAGAGGAGAACTCGGGAGCAGCTTGTGGAGCAAGGCATCATGCCGC CTCTGAAAACACCTGCTGCCTTTCATGAGCAGATCCGCAGCCTGGAGAGAGCCAGG aCTGGGAGCTTTTTAAAGCACAAACTCTGCAGCAGACCTGAGCGCTCTGAGCTGGTCCGTATGCACATCCTACAAG AGACGCAGGCTGAACCCTCCCTGCAGGCCACTCAGATGAAGCTGAAGAGGGCCAGACTGGCTGATGATCTCAATGAGAAGATTGCCCAGCGGCCTGGACCCATGGAGCTAGTGGAGAAGAACATACTGCCTGTAGACTCTGGCGTCGAAGAAGACATAGATG ATGTTGGCCCCACAGGTGGTGAGGCAAACTGCTCTAAGCCACCAGACATTTACAACTTTGATGAGGACAGCGATGATGCCTTATCACCACAACAGCCTGCCAGCCAAAAATCTCCCCGCTCCACCTCTGCCTCTCCAAGGGAGTCTGGAGGGACTGAGGCCACTTCTCCCATACAG CACTCGCCACCATCAAACTCACAGTCCATATCAGCTGTAGTCAGCCTTGTATCCACCAGTGAGCAACAAAGCAACCAACAAGCATCTACAACTAAGCCAATCACCACCGGAGTCCCCAATATCACACCGGGGCCGCTTCTTGTGAAG CAAAGCCTGACCAAGCTACCAGGCGATAAAAGCCgcagcaaaaaaagcaaagaacCCAAACCACGGGTGAAAAGGTTAAAGTACCATCAGTACATCCCCCCGGACCAGAAGCAGGAGCACAATGAAGTGCTAATGGACTCCGCTTACGCCCATCtcctacagcagcagcagcagttcctGCAGCTTCAGATCTTAaaccagcaacagcagcagtatAACTACCAGGCCGTCCTGCCTGCCACACTCAA ACCAACAACTGAGGTACAAACCAGCTGTTCCACTGTTCTAAGTGGAAACACTGCGTCTACCCCTGTGCAGCCCCGCCACACGAACCGCAAGCCGGATCATTTACCAGCTAATCTGGATGAGATGAAG GTTGCTGAACTAAAAATGGAACTAAAACTCAGATCCTTGCCGGTTTCTGGGACTAAGACAGATCTGATAGAAAGGCTAAAGTTGTACCAGGAGAACTCTAGCATCCAGACTGCTACTGCCATTGAGACAACAGCCATCACAGCAGCCTCACAgtctgaaaacaaaaagttatcCCCGCCTGTGTCCCCTATATCCTCCAAGGTGTCCCGTCTGGGCATAGAGGACAGTAGTATGGCAGACAGCCCGACCAAGCTTTCAAATGCTCTTTCTCCAACTCACACTGCTTCCTGTGTGAACTCCCCACAGAGAGCTCCACAGGAGAGGTATCCCACAGAAACAAGGTCCTATGAGAAGGACTCTGAGAAGGACAAACGTCTCCACGAGAAGGAGCGTCAGATTGAGGAGTTGAAGAGGAAGCTGAAGCAGGAGCAGAGGCTGGTGGAGGAGCTGAAGCTGCAGCTGGAGGTAGAGAAGAAGAGTCAGCAAGCAGATTCCCCGCCACAGCTCAGCCCTCTTGCTCCCATCCAGGTCAAAGAGGAAAACAGGACCTTATCAAACTGCTCAGCGTCTTGTGGTTCTCCTGGTGTGCCAGTGTTGGTCAAACAAGAGGATGTGGCAGATCAGAACCACTTAGTTCCTCAAAATCAGTTCATCATCAGCCACCAGACTATTAAGCAGCCTGAAACCTTGCAGCCAATCCCGGCTGGAGCTCAGATCCTACTGCCTGCATCCCATCCTGTCTCAGCAGTCACTATCCAGCTCCCTGCCAACAGCATTAAATTACACACTACTGTTAGCAGCGCAGCCCCAGGCCTCATCCAGACCCCTGGACAGGTGCCACAGAAAATAGAGGCCTCAGCAGCATTACAACAGCAATGTAGCACTCAGACGCAGCCACTGAcaaag ACTTGGAGGATGGGTAGTACAGCACAAAGCTTACTCCACACATGCCCAGTGAGTGGATGTCCTGTGAGAGCCTCCTCTAGCCAAAGTGTTCCTAAAGATCCTTCAATTAAG TCTTCCTGTACCAGCCAGCCAATTTTGAACTTGCCAAAATTCACAAATCATGTGTCAAAGTGTAAAGACCCGCCCCGCTACGAGGATGCAGTTAAACAGACACGCAGCATGCTAACAGCTGTTCAg GGCCCCACTGCAGCTAGTCAGCAGATGGATGACTTGTTTGATGTGTTAATCGAGAGTGGTG AGATCTCACCCTTCATCAGACAGGATCCTCCCAGCCTGGACAAGCCTCTTCCTGTGACAGCCAGTGTCACCACCCTTCCCATCAACACAGTTTTATCCCGCCCTCCACCCGTGGTTCAAGTGGCCCAGCTGCCTGCAGCACAGCTTAGCCCCTCAGCCAGCTTGGCAACCCTAACCACTGACACCCAGCTGGAAACCCTCCTGGATGGCAGGCTGGGTGCTCACAGCGAGCCACAAACACTGAAGCTGATGGAGGAGCTACACTCACCTGTGGTTACTATGGAGGTGGACTTTAATGAAAACACGTTGCCCTCTGCTTTGAGCTTGAACAGCACCAACATGGACAATATGGATTGGCTGGACCTTACCCTGTCTGTGCCAGCAGAGGGGGTCAACCCTTTGGACATGTCGGCACCAGTGGGTGTCTTCTCCTCTGACTTCCTGGACTCACATGAACTGCACTTGAACTGGGACTGA